A window from Culex pipiens pallens isolate TS chromosome 3, TS_CPP_V2, whole genome shotgun sequence encodes these proteins:
- the LOC120430981 gene encoding uncharacterized protein LOC120430981 isoform X4, which produces MLINLAELNEKLREYRTILTRLKNEQEQYRSKRERLSKLSQRRRPDVKKSDAECHICNGNIDEGNNSSFATCRGCERLVCRNDDNKCCEWISAIGIWECRNCHSNRAIQQKAGEWLLNQLTIRLQNPGPVDLKNDTLFGLDATDHEDGRSSSCSISSNQKVKVREFIEELLSSMLNGPLDDVSVGQLMKNENYLPLCEGQKVPDSPSDKHFELRKLVQRVIDEVTKLPEMLNQSGLPLRPEEHLPYFSPKKYEQLLATAVLNKVVEDYRNPKNFEDVGRKSEQPCLDAVPPTTAAVTTGSALAKDSSLDINHNNVSGIGSLNEVNIRQMSLNTNEIHSQDDLLQRSLSESDESYLSDYIQRHTVPLPDLSDTNGSGSGPEDDLVSLKSNITEGTSWEENWLFRKRQLKTTESAIAMLVPSPTEDVKALIGDQIVDDVSDLSEADGEDYDSDINNNESGDTNVTQTTLDDAIQDSLISINSIPSNEPTLSEAKNSLLLTETLLGSASPDGLLTDLISIEQNSDNVEAANATLLGEEINDTKNAKPDAVETDDVKLMQERIHNAPKQRDNDGNVMYPIGVARAINTDNQTTEYGRKEVPIEVPLEHTYNDHTFKYTNNEYIRNLELPIVIDKTNNNQQISAPVEILNIMPNTYPESTTPASIKLNSETIIPPNSLNLTQPLSPHPIAMTITEIFEQSMKPHLTSISEEEQDFDASTIVCSTQSNSANEHKLNKSDINEPPQNNSESKHHTPPTTPELFVEQGTIDTSKQGQSSSSTELTEITDPTEKLHITKDQNLIDSNQGHKKMETNQDILTASEQIILRTEVKQEHIDADFKTADINVRPNSSKILQENTQFGKTDVKLSINNQPPLINIVEESQIIFDDTMTIQPDDLHHTRQNMALKKEHLSTSNEMESLNKTSTVDGTAGSQSIEQSVEPVDKTILQQKPIKLDATQEISTQPNEAEVSIDHTLKTAFYTDNTTDIKNDKPVSKSKNETKSSINTVSPESKTDEIVVIDKDNGKSLDSNNFNIILEQEINNETLPADHIKQENTEVTVMMDDGSDDLKTAATAEPNCLHDELQECYKGLSPAGDSFNYAFFNTIDDIEDTTEPSSPEDTSTEAIAGSIDRVSSPEEQDLKKDIHLSNELLVANALQHTGTDYKSNSIYEIDDVLLNLGSEASSVQSTPIAMVTQQMRQYCEELKGILHPTKTPDSSEHESDPMLEISENIDALEFFQDELCTVNEQLEACEFKTPTEPKSKPFPEEKMEIKTEISNHSICNIDYVEEEHFLAEDVGNLAIENLEHTSVCDVIMVSPSVGEHAVKNAISLEYTACVEPCATLTTDKKTRPNKEDSCENPTKESEDPNYDELPPPPLELIEQIEGEKNSKPLSVDTQHLLTISTQEDYNLPNNSTTNLASKTNDKSDLQKLGASENELISLETDPSDLSQILEPLPSPIQENDTDSTNNDNIQSIDENLIPGSIAERDILKWRNASPIPNNPYSPDILQKRLSESNRSSNLLDFDRLTNKDKDVPIENQPILSEDDKTDVQDQSLLSERGGNQIHNERYGRDYYINDAKRATGSRKLGTENQTKISHSTDDEKSLLLSQKQPNASQRTSPVVSPSHTSKTSLQTGVFPFVKSSSCGNVIPTNKTEDIFSAGRPVQVAPTDPILQKGTKLEYLSTPAHEVYLIPASEPITPHSLESLSEQSIQSRADESLTMSEDSDITRIYEIGTGETKLIQGDAIQGVVVPTETPPPTPDKHLSGHVEVNSNDNHNVNTAYSECAVVSEEILEILPQTGLLSSVADQQDIKSPSPTIDRSHLLKPRYVQIKQLSPDTIKFFSPKKPFTGSTSNLSTSAALSKSSSEIREHPVHTSNQMHSSLHIDFPANRNVPAHEFIIEKEVMDVLPSVKELAKCYSGNNQGTNTTLKPIMKPTVKLRKDFIRQSSDMLHDDQESRSGMPQVANKNRRMYSSTNSIIAAEEIREIRRLNLEAYNRPTFVPMAPGHSITARSLSKQIREELKTNATDDFKVQGGHISPERPSSPVFAPGHLRNSIQFFENLKDK; this is translated from the exons atgttgattaatttgGCTGAGCTCAATGAAAAGTTGAGGGAGTATCGCACGATTTTGACACGGCTTAAAAATGAACAGGAACAATATAGAAGCAAACGGGAAAGATTGAG TAAACTTAGTCAACGCAGACGACCGGATGTTAAAAAGTCAGATGCTGAATGCCACATTTGTAATGGCAACATAGACGAAGGGAACAACTCAag ttTTGCAACTTGTCGAGGTTGTGAACGTCTTGTTTGCAGAAATGATGACAACAAATGCTGCGAATGGATATCAGCGATCGGTATCTGggagtgtcgaaattgtcaTTCTAATCGAGCAATCCAGCAGAAAGCAGGAGAATGGTTGTTAAATCAACTTACAATCCGTCTGCAAAACCCAGGACCGGTAGATTTGAAAAATGATACATTGTTTGGATTGGATGCAACTg ATCATGAAGATGGTCGAAGTTCAAGCTGCTCAATTTCATCTAATCAGAAAGTTAAAGTGCGTGAATTCATAGAAGAGCTACTATCATCGATGTTAAACGGTCCCCTAGATGATGTCTCGGTAGGCCAGCTGATGAAAAACGAAAACT ATCTTCCATTGTGCGAAGGACAGAAGGTGCCGGACAGCCCAAGCGATAAACATTTCGAACTTCGTAAGCTGGTGCAGCGTGTTATAGATGAAGTCACCAAGTTACCGGAAATGCTCAACCAGAGTGGGTTGCCATTGCGACCGGAAGAGCATCTGCCATATTTTAGTCCTAAAAAATATGAGCAACTTTTGGCAACTGCCGTACTCAATAAG GTGGTTGAAGATTATCGCAATCCGAAAAATTTTGAAGACGTCGGAAGAAAATCCGAACAACCCTGTCTGGATGCTGTCCCTCCTACGACCGCTGCGGTGACGACGGGATCAGCACTGGCTAAAGATTCATCATTGGATATTAATCATAACAATGTTTCTG GTATCGGCTCGTTGAATGAAGTTAACATCAGGCAAATGTCACTGAAT ACAAATGAGATACATTCACAAGATGATCTGCTTCAAAGATCATTGTCAGAGTCGGACGAATCCTATTTGAGTGATTATATCCAAAGACACACTGTACCATTGCCAGATCTTTCAGATACCAACGGTTCTGGATCTGGTCCTGAGGACGATCTTGTATCTCTGAAGTCAAACATCACTGAAGGTACATCGTGGGAGGAAAATTGGCTATTCAGAAAACGACAGCTGAAAACTACGGAATCTGCGATAGCAATGTTAGTGCCATCACCTACCGAGGATGTAAAAGCTTTGATTGGTGATCAGATAGTGGATGACGTTAGTGATCTCTCTGAGGCTGATGGTGAAGATTATGATTCTGATATCAATAATAATGAGAGTGGCGATACAAACGTGACCCAAACAACCCTGGACGACGCAATTCAAGATAGTTTAATATCGATAAACTCAATACCTTCGAATGAACCAACACTTTCTGAAGCAAAAAACAGCCTTCTGTTGACGGAAACGTTGCTTGGCTCAGCATCTCCTGATGGACTTCTAACTGATTTGATCAGTATTGAACAAAATTCAGATAATGTTGAAGCCGCCAATGCAACACTTCTTGGTGAAGAAATAAATGATACAAAAAACGCTAAACCAGATGCGGTGGAAACTGATGATGTTAAATTGATGCAAGAACGTATTCACAATGCTCCGAAGCAACGAGATAACGATGGTAACGTGATGTATCCTATTGGTGTGGCACG AGCAATCAACACAGATAACCAAACCACAGAATATGGCAGAAAAGAAGTGCCAATAGAAGTGCCATTAG AACACACTTACAACGACCACACATTCAAATATACTAACAACGAATATATCCGCAACTTAGAACTACCTATAGTCATAgataaaactaataataatcAACAAATTAGTGCACCcgtagaaattttaaatattatgccAAACACCTATCCCGAGAGCACAACCCCGGCTAGCATAAAACTAAACAGCGAAACTATTATTCCTCCAAATTCTCTGAACCTTACGCAACCGCTTTCACCCCACCCGATAGCAATGACGATTACGGAAATATTTGAGCAATCCATGAAACCACATCTAACATCAATTTCAGAGGAAGAACAGGATTTCGATGCCTCAACAATAGTTTGTTCTACGCAGTCCAATTCAGCGAATGaacataaattaaacaaaagtgaCATAAATGAGCCACCTCAAAATAACTCAGAATCAAAACATCATACACCCCCAACAACTCCAGAGTTGTTTGTAGAACAAGGCACAATAGATACTTCGAAGCAAGGGCAAAGTAGTTCTTCTACAGAGCTAACAGAAATAACTGACCCAACAGAAAAACTCCACATAACaaaagatcaaaatttgattgattCAAACCAAGGGCATAAAAAGATGGAAACTAATCAAGATATTCTGACTGCATCAGAGCAAATTATATTGCGAACTGAAGTAAAGCAAGAGCACATAGATGCAGACTTCAAAACAGCTGACATAAATGTTAGGCCAAATTCCTCCAAGATACTTCAAGAAAATACGCAGTTCGGGAAAACTGACGTAAAGTTGTCTATTAATAATCAACCACCTTTAATCAATATCGTAGAAGAAAGTCAAATCATATTTGATGATACCATGACGATCCAACCAGATGATCTGCATCATACAAGACAAAATATGGCTTTAAAGAAAGAGCATCTCAGTACTTCAAATGAAATGGAATCATTAAATAAAACTTCTACAGTTGACGGTACTGCTGGGTCACAATCAATAGAACAAAGTGTTGAGCCTGTTgataaaacaattttgcaacaGAAACCCATCAAGCTGGACGCTACGCAAGAGATCTCAACCCAACCAAACGAAGCAGAAGTATCAATTGATCACACTCTCAAGACAGCATTCTATACTGATAACACTACCGacataaaaaatgacaaaccAGTTTCAAAAAGTAAGAATGAAACAAAATCGTCTATCAACACGGTTTCACCAGAAAGCAAAACAGATGAAATTGTTGTTATCGATAAAGATAATGGAAAAAGTCttgattcaaataattttaatattattcttgAACAAGAAATAAACAATGAAACATTGCCAGCAGACcatataaaacaagaaaatacaGAAGTCACAGTAATGATGGACGACGGTTCAGATGATCTTAAAACGGCCGCTACGGCTGAACCAAACTGTTTGCACGACGAGTTGCAGGAGTGTTACAAAGGGTTGTCTCCTGCTGGGGATAGTTTCAACTATGCCTTCTTTAATACAATAGACGACATTGAAGATACAACTGAGCCATCTAGTCCAGAAGACACTTCCACAGAGGCTATTGCCGGTTCAATCGACAGAGTATCTAGTCCTGAAGAGCAAGATTTAAAGAAGGACATTCATCTCTCGAATGAGTTGTTGGTCGCAAATGCACTTCAACATACTGGAACCGATTACAAAAGCAATTCTATTTATGAGATAGATGATGTTCTTTTAAACTTAGGCTCGGAGGCATCTTCTGTACAATCCACTCCAATCGCTATGGTGACACAGCAGATGAGGCAGTATTGTGAAGAGCTGAAAGGCATTCTTCATCCAACCAAAACGCCAGATTCATCAGAACACGAATCAGATCCTATGCTTGAAATTTCGGAAAACATTGATGCTCTTGAGTTCTTTCAGGACGAATTATGTACAGTAAATGAACAATTAGAGGCATGCGAATTTAAAACACCAACAGAACCAAAAAGCAAGCCCTTTCCAgaagaaaaaatggaaataaaaactGAGATCAGCAATCATAGTATATGTAATATCGATTACGTAGAGGAGGAACATTTTCTTGCGGAAGACGTTGGAAACTTGgcaattgaaaatttggaacataCTTCAGTATGTGATGTGATAATGGTGAGCCCGAGCGTTGGCGAACATGCTGTTAAAAATGCGATTTCTTTAGAATACACAGCATGTGTAGAACCATGTGCCACACTAACTACCGATAAGAAAACGCGTCCTAACAAAGAAGACTCCTGTGAAAATCCTACTAAAGAATCAGAAGACCCTAATTATGACGAACTTCCTCCGCCTCCATTGGAACTTATCGAGCAAATAGAGGGTGAAAAGAATTCTAAACCACTTTCAGTTGATACACAGCACTTACTAACAATTTCTACACAAGAGGATTACAACTTGCCTAACAACAGCACCACTAATCTAGCTTCAAAAACTAATGACAAGTCTGATCTACAAAAACTTGGTGCCTCAGAAAATGAATTAATTTCTCTAGAAACTGACCCATCAGACCTATCACAAATTTTAGAACCACTTCCGTCGCCCATCCAAGAGAATGATACCGATAGTACCAACAATGACAACATTCAATCGATCGATGAAAATCTCATCCCAG gaTCCATTGCGGAGCGTGACATTTTGAAATGGCGCAACGCTTCACCGATTCCTAACAATCCTTACTCTCCAGATATTTTGCAGAAAAGGTTATCAGAATCTAATCGTAGCTCTAATCTGCTAGATTTCGATCGTTTAACTAACAAGGATAAGGATGTGCCAATTGAAAATCAACCGATTTTAAGTGAAGACGATAAAACTGATGTGCAGGATCAATCTTTACTATCGGAACGTGGAGGCAATCAAATCCATAATGAACG TTATGGTCGAGATTATTACATCAACGATGCAAAACGTGCAACGGGATCTCGTAAGTTGGGTACCGAAAACCAAACTAAGATATCGCACAGTACGGATGATGAGAAA tCTCTTCTATTATCACAAAAACAGCCTAATGCTTCACAAAGAACTAGTCCAGTAGTAAGTCCTAGCCATACAAGTAAAACAAGTCTGCAAACCGGTGTGTTTCCGTTTGTCAAATCAAGCAGCTGTGGAAATGTAATACCCACAAACAAAACTGAAGACATATTCTCAGCTGGCCGTCCAGTACAAGTAGCTCCTACGgatcccatattgcaaaaaggAACAAAATTGGAATATTTAAGCACTCCTGCGCACGAAGTTTACCTTATTCCGGCAAGTGAGCCAATTACTCCACACTCATTGGAATCATTGTCGGAGCAAAGCATCCAGTCAAGAGCCGATGAAAGCTTAACGATGAGCGAGGATTCAGATATCACAAGAATCTATGAAATTGGCACCGGCGAGACTAAGCTTATTCAAGGTGATGCCATACAGGGTGTAGTAGTACCAACTGAAACCCCTCCTCCAACTCCAGACAAACATTTATCTGGACACGTTGAAGTTAACTCAAATGATAACCATAATGTCAACACAGCTTACTCGGAATGTGCCGTTGTTTCGGAAGAAATATTGGAAATACTTCCTCAAACAGGTTTGCTTTCATCAGTAGCTGATCAACAGGATATCAAATCGCCAAGCCCTACCATTGATCGAAGCCATTTATTGAAACCACGCTACGTGCAGATCAAACAACTATCACCAGATACTATTAAATTTTTCTCTCCCAAAAAACCATTTACTGGTTCAACGAGCAACCTCTCCACGTCAGCTGCCTTATCAAAGTCCTCCTCTGAAATTCGGGAACATCCTGTTCAT ACATCCAACCAAATGCATTCATCGTTACATATAGATTTTCCAGCGAATCGTAACGTTCCTGCACATGAGTTCATAATTGAGAAAGAAGTCATGGACGTACTGCCATCAGTAAAAGAACTTGCAAAATGTTACAGTGGTAATAACCAAGGAACCAACACAACATTGAAACCAATTATGAAACCAACG GTCAAGCTTCGAAAG gATTTCATTCGACAATCTTCTGATATGCTTCATGATGACCAAGAATCACGAAGTGGGATGCCTCAG gttGCCAACAAAAACCGCCGGATGTACAGCAGTACCAATAGCATTATTGCAGCAGAAGAAATCCGTGAAATCCGTCGCTTAAATCTGGAAGCGTACAATCGGCCAACATTTGTTCCGATGGCACCTGGCCATAGCATAACAGCTCGTAGCTTATCGAAACAGATTCGTGAGGAACTTAA aactaATGCAACTGATGACTTCAAAGTACAAGGTGGCCATATAAGCCCAGAACGACCAAGCAGCCCCGTGTTTGCTCCGGGTCATTTGCGAAACAGcattcaatttttcgaaaatttaaaagataaatag
- the LOC120430981 gene encoding uncharacterized protein LOC120430981 isoform X10 produces the protein MLINLAELNEKLREYRTILTRLKNEQEQYRSKRERLSKLSQRRRPDVKKSDAECHICNGNIDEGNNSSFATCRGCERLVCRNDDNKCCEWISAIGIWECRNCHSNRAIQQKAGEWLLNQLTIRLQNPGPVDLKNDTLFGLDATDHEDGRSSSCSISSNQKVKVREFIEELLSSMLNGPLDDVSVGQLMKNENYIKVFHRFHSRLSRCLYNLELSIHQSLSDLPLCEGQKVPDSPSDKHFELRKLVQRVIDEVTKLPEMLNQSGLPLRPEEHLPYFSPKKYEQLLATAVLNKVVEDYRNPKNFEDVGRKSEQPCLDAVPPTTAAVTTGSALAKDSSLDINHNNVSGIGSLNEVNIRQMSLNTNEIHSQDDLLQRSLSESDESYLSDYIQRHTVPLPDLSDTNGSGSGPEDDLVSLKSNITEGTSWEENWLFRKRQLKTTESAIAMLVPSPTEDVKALIGDQIVDDVSDLSEADGEDYDSDINNNESGDTNVTQTTLDDAIQDSLISINSIPSNEPTLSEAKNSLLLTETLLGSASPDGLLTDLISIEQNSDNVEAANATLLGEEINDTKNAKPDAVETDDVKLMQERIHNAPKQRDNDGNVMYPIGVARAINTDNQTTEYGRKEVPIEVPLDFDRLTNKDKDVPIENQPILSEDDKTDVQDQSLLSERGGNQIHNERYGRDYYINDAKRATGSRKLGTENQTKISHSTDDEKSLLLSQKQPNASQRTSPVVSPSHTSKTSLQTGVFPFVKSSSCGNVIPTNKTEDIFSAGRPVQVAPTDPILQKGTKLEYLSTPAHEVYLIPASEPITPHSLESLSEQSIQSRADESLTMSEDSDITRIYEIGTGETKLIQGDAIQGVVVPTETPPPTPDKHLSGHVEVNSNDNHNVNTAYSECAVVSEEILEILPQTGLLSSVADQQDIKSPSPTIDRSHLLKPRYVQIKQLSPDTIKFFSPKKPFTGSTSNLSTSAALSKSSSEIREHPVHTSNQMHSSLHIDFPANRNVPAHEFIIEKEVMDVLPSVKELAKCYSGNNQGTNTTLKPIMKPTVKLRKDFIRQSSDMLHDDQESRSGMPQVANKNRRMYSSTNSIIAAEEIREIRRLNLEAYNRPTFVPMAPGHSITARSLSKQIREELKTNATDDFKVQGGHISPERPSSPVFAPGHLRNSIQFFENLKDK, from the exons atgttgattaatttgGCTGAGCTCAATGAAAAGTTGAGGGAGTATCGCACGATTTTGACACGGCTTAAAAATGAACAGGAACAATATAGAAGCAAACGGGAAAGATTGAG TAAACTTAGTCAACGCAGACGACCGGATGTTAAAAAGTCAGATGCTGAATGCCACATTTGTAATGGCAACATAGACGAAGGGAACAACTCAag ttTTGCAACTTGTCGAGGTTGTGAACGTCTTGTTTGCAGAAATGATGACAACAAATGCTGCGAATGGATATCAGCGATCGGTATCTGggagtgtcgaaattgtcaTTCTAATCGAGCAATCCAGCAGAAAGCAGGAGAATGGTTGTTAAATCAACTTACAATCCGTCTGCAAAACCCAGGACCGGTAGATTTGAAAAATGATACATTGTTTGGATTGGATGCAACTg ATCATGAAGATGGTCGAAGTTCAAGCTGCTCAATTTCATCTAATCAGAAAGTTAAAGTGCGTGAATTCATAGAAGAGCTACTATCATCGATGTTAAACGGTCCCCTAGATGATGTCTCGGTAGGCCAGCTGATGAAAAACGAAAACT ATATAAAAGTGTTCCACAGGTTTCACTCACGTTTAAGCAGGTGTCTGTACAATTTAGAGCTCTCAATTCATCAGTCGTTGTCCG ATCTTCCATTGTGCGAAGGACAGAAGGTGCCGGACAGCCCAAGCGATAAACATTTCGAACTTCGTAAGCTGGTGCAGCGTGTTATAGATGAAGTCACCAAGTTACCGGAAATGCTCAACCAGAGTGGGTTGCCATTGCGACCGGAAGAGCATCTGCCATATTTTAGTCCTAAAAAATATGAGCAACTTTTGGCAACTGCCGTACTCAATAAG GTGGTTGAAGATTATCGCAATCCGAAAAATTTTGAAGACGTCGGAAGAAAATCCGAACAACCCTGTCTGGATGCTGTCCCTCCTACGACCGCTGCGGTGACGACGGGATCAGCACTGGCTAAAGATTCATCATTGGATATTAATCATAACAATGTTTCTG GTATCGGCTCGTTGAATGAAGTTAACATCAGGCAAATGTCACTGAAT ACAAATGAGATACATTCACAAGATGATCTGCTTCAAAGATCATTGTCAGAGTCGGACGAATCCTATTTGAGTGATTATATCCAAAGACACACTGTACCATTGCCAGATCTTTCAGATACCAACGGTTCTGGATCTGGTCCTGAGGACGATCTTGTATCTCTGAAGTCAAACATCACTGAAGGTACATCGTGGGAGGAAAATTGGCTATTCAGAAAACGACAGCTGAAAACTACGGAATCTGCGATAGCAATGTTAGTGCCATCACCTACCGAGGATGTAAAAGCTTTGATTGGTGATCAGATAGTGGATGACGTTAGTGATCTCTCTGAGGCTGATGGTGAAGATTATGATTCTGATATCAATAATAATGAGAGTGGCGATACAAACGTGACCCAAACAACCCTGGACGACGCAATTCAAGATAGTTTAATATCGATAAACTCAATACCTTCGAATGAACCAACACTTTCTGAAGCAAAAAACAGCCTTCTGTTGACGGAAACGTTGCTTGGCTCAGCATCTCCTGATGGACTTCTAACTGATTTGATCAGTATTGAACAAAATTCAGATAATGTTGAAGCCGCCAATGCAACACTTCTTGGTGAAGAAATAAATGATACAAAAAACGCTAAACCAGATGCGGTGGAAACTGATGATGTTAAATTGATGCAAGAACGTATTCACAATGCTCCGAAGCAACGAGATAACGATGGTAACGTGATGTATCCTATTGGTGTGGCACG AGCAATCAACACAGATAACCAAACCACAGAATATGGCAGAAAAGAAGTGCCAATAGAAGTGCCATTAG ATTTCGATCGTTTAACTAACAAGGATAAGGATGTGCCAATTGAAAATCAACCGATTTTAAGTGAAGACGATAAAACTGATGTGCAGGATCAATCTTTACTATCGGAACGTGGAGGCAATCAAATCCATAATGAACG TTATGGTCGAGATTATTACATCAACGATGCAAAACGTGCAACGGGATCTCGTAAGTTGGGTACCGAAAACCAAACTAAGATATCGCACAGTACGGATGATGAGAAA tCTCTTCTATTATCACAAAAACAGCCTAATGCTTCACAAAGAACTAGTCCAGTAGTAAGTCCTAGCCATACAAGTAAAACAAGTCTGCAAACCGGTGTGTTTCCGTTTGTCAAATCAAGCAGCTGTGGAAATGTAATACCCACAAACAAAACTGAAGACATATTCTCAGCTGGCCGTCCAGTACAAGTAGCTCCTACGgatcccatattgcaaaaaggAACAAAATTGGAATATTTAAGCACTCCTGCGCACGAAGTTTACCTTATTCCGGCAAGTGAGCCAATTACTCCACACTCATTGGAATCATTGTCGGAGCAAAGCATCCAGTCAAGAGCCGATGAAAGCTTAACGATGAGCGAGGATTCAGATATCACAAGAATCTATGAAATTGGCACCGGCGAGACTAAGCTTATTCAAGGTGATGCCATACAGGGTGTAGTAGTACCAACTGAAACCCCTCCTCCAACTCCAGACAAACATTTATCTGGACACGTTGAAGTTAACTCAAATGATAACCATAATGTCAACACAGCTTACTCGGAATGTGCCGTTGTTTCGGAAGAAATATTGGAAATACTTCCTCAAACAGGTTTGCTTTCATCAGTAGCTGATCAACAGGATATCAAATCGCCAAGCCCTACCATTGATCGAAGCCATTTATTGAAACCACGCTACGTGCAGATCAAACAACTATCACCAGATACTATTAAATTTTTCTCTCCCAAAAAACCATTTACTGGTTCAACGAGCAACCTCTCCACGTCAGCTGCCTTATCAAAGTCCTCCTCTGAAATTCGGGAACATCCTGTTCAT ACATCCAACCAAATGCATTCATCGTTACATATAGATTTTCCAGCGAATCGTAACGTTCCTGCACATGAGTTCATAATTGAGAAAGAAGTCATGGACGTACTGCCATCAGTAAAAGAACTTGCAAAATGTTACAGTGGTAATAACCAAGGAACCAACACAACATTGAAACCAATTATGAAACCAACG GTCAAGCTTCGAAAG gATTTCATTCGACAATCTTCTGATATGCTTCATGATGACCAAGAATCACGAAGTGGGATGCCTCAG gttGCCAACAAAAACCGCCGGATGTACAGCAGTACCAATAGCATTATTGCAGCAGAAGAAATCCGTGAAATCCGTCGCTTAAATCTGGAAGCGTACAATCGGCCAACATTTGTTCCGATGGCACCTGGCCATAGCATAACAGCTCGTAGCTTATCGAAACAGATTCGTGAGGAACTTAA aactaATGCAACTGATGACTTCAAAGTACAAGGTGGCCATATAAGCCCAGAACGACCAAGCAGCCCCGTGTTTGCTCCGGGTCATTTGCGAAACAGcattcaatttttcgaaaatttaaaagataaatag